From a single Phorcysia thermohydrogeniphila genomic region:
- the dapB gene encoding 4-hydroxy-tetrahydrodipicolinate reductase, producing the protein MIKVAVTGAKGRMGNLIASLVLQDKDFKLVGVTERETTGVIGKEFSVGVKFYSSIKEMPEKPDVVIDFTLPEATLKLLEEAKELKTALVIGTTGFSEEEKRKIEETAQEIPIVFSPNMSLGVNLLFKLVAEVTKALKDKGYDIEIFEIHHRFKKDAPSGTAMRLAEIIAENLGKDLSEIAVYGRKGIVGERKPNEVGVLAARMGDVVGDHTVFFATLGERLELTHRATSRETFARGAIVAAKWVANKKAGLYTMFDVLGI; encoded by the coding sequence ATGATAAAGGTTGCTGTAACCGGTGCTAAAGGAAGGATGGGGAACTTGATTGCCAGCTTAGTCCTTCAGGATAAGGATTTTAAACTCGTTGGCGTAACGGAAAGGGAAACTACCGGAGTAATTGGAAAGGAGTTTTCGGTAGGCGTAAAGTTCTACTCATCCATTAAAGAGATGCCTGAAAAGCCCGACGTAGTTATAGACTTTACACTTCCGGAGGCTACCCTCAAGCTCCTTGAAGAGGCTAAGGAGCTAAAAACTGCTCTCGTAATAGGAACGACTGGATTTTCCGAGGAAGAAAAGAGGAAGATAGAGGAAACTGCACAGGAAATCCCCATCGTTTTCTCTCCTAATATGAGTCTTGGAGTTAACCTCCTTTTTAAGCTCGTTGCCGAAGTTACGAAAGCTCTAAAAGACAAGGGTTACGACATAGAGATATTTGAAATCCATCACCGCTTTAAGAAGGACGCTCCCTCTGGAACTGCAATGAGGCTTGCAGAGATAATAGCTGAAAATCTCGGCAAAGACCTTTCAGAAATAGCCGTTTACGGAAGGAAAGGAATCGTCGGAGAAAGAAAGCCCAACGAGGTTGGCGTTTTAGCTGCAAGAATGGGAGACGTAGTTGGAGACCATACCGTATTCTTTGCAACTCTTGGGGAAAGGCTTGAGCTCACCCACAGGGCTACGAGCAGGGAAACCTTTGCAAGGGGAGCTATAGTCGCTGCAAAGTGGGTAGCCAACAAGAAAGCGGGACTTTACACGATGTTCGACGTTCTGGGGATTTAA
- the hisA gene encoding 1-(5-phosphoribosyl)-5-[(5-phosphoribosylamino)methylideneamino]imidazole-4-carboxamide isomerase produces MFEIIPAVDIKGGKCVRLYQGRADKEKVYFENPVEVAKRWEEEGAKRIHVVDLDGAFEGIPKNIKIVEEIVKTVSVPVQFGGGVRTIEAVERLFSIGVDRVIVGTIAVEKPELFEEMVRSFPNRIVLGIDAKNGRVTTRGWVEVTEIPAVELAKKYDSMDIWGYVYTDISRDGTLTSPNFEEIEKFASSVKKPVIASGGVARKEDILKLSQIGNVSGVIVGKALYEGKVNLREVLKEIESR; encoded by the coding sequence ATGTTTGAAATAATTCCGGCAGTTGATATAAAAGGCGGAAAGTGTGTAAGGCTCTATCAGGGAAGGGCAGATAAGGAGAAGGTTTACTTTGAAAACCCCGTTGAAGTTGCCAAGAGATGGGAAGAGGAAGGAGCTAAGAGGATTCACGTTGTTGACCTTGACGGTGCTTTTGAGGGAATTCCTAAGAACATAAAAATTGTTGAGGAAATCGTTAAGACTGTTTCAGTTCCAGTTCAGTTTGGTGGCGGCGTAAGGACAATAGAAGCCGTTGAAAGGTTATTCAGCATAGGCGTAGATAGGGTAATTGTCGGAACAATAGCCGTTGAGAAGCCCGAACTCTTTGAGGAAATGGTAAGAAGTTTCCCTAACAGAATCGTTCTTGGAATAGACGCCAAAAACGGTAGAGTAACAACAAGGGGCTGGGTAGAGGTAACAGAAATTCCGGCCGTTGAGCTTGCCAAAAAGTACGATTCTATGGATATATGGGGATACGTCTATACAGACATATCAAGGGACGGAACACTAACAAGTCCAAACTTTGAAGAGATTGAAAAGTTTGCCTCCTCCGTTAAGAAACCCGTTATAGCCTCTGGAGGTGTCGCAAGGAAGGAGGACATCCTTAAGCTCTCACAAATAGGCAACGTTTCGGGCGTTATCGTCGGAAAGGCACTCTACGAGGGAAAGGTTAACCTAAGGGAAGTCCTTAAAGAGATTGAAAGTAGATGA
- a CDS encoding RNA ligase, whose amino-acid sequence MKISLEEVLKEIEGNKFFKVIEEGGLLKVSYRFNAPFVFDTPLKRELRGITFNRLTGEVVSRPFHKFFNLNEIEESKEERLKGKEFIFREKLDGTMVHFALYRGELLPLTQKSFKNEQTERAKEIVEKDDKLRQFILSALKKGITPIFELLSPDFQIVVPVSEEKLYLTELRQNNNGKYLLERYEREISELGIPLPKKRVLTLEGALKELEGTENIEGFVLKDFSKEEPFPLFVKLKSPWYHERHYIFTYLHNIPDHKLFKLFLDGKADEFFSKLTNKKLKRNRMGKLKKLVDLYIELTETAKELSPLYGKKNFERRVSKETERIKSTFSRDFKKLQLSPSFLRESARVASKGGKFEKFIGMKLYSLLKEKEIELKQD is encoded by the coding sequence ATGAAAATCTCCCTTGAAGAAGTTTTAAAGGAAATTGAAGGCAACAAGTTTTTTAAGGTCATTGAAGAGGGAGGGCTCCTAAAAGTCTCCTACCGATTTAACGCCCCCTTTGTCTTTGATACTCCTCTTAAGAGGGAGCTCCGCGGTATAACCTTTAATAGACTTACGGGAGAGGTTGTCTCCCGCCCTTTCCACAAGTTCTTTAACCTTAACGAGATAGAAGAGTCAAAGGAGGAAAGGTTAAAGGGGAAAGAGTTCATCTTCAGGGAAAAACTTGACGGAACGATGGTTCACTTTGCCCTTTACAGGGGAGAGCTCCTTCCTTTAACCCAAAAGTCCTTCAAGAACGAGCAGACAGAAAGAGCAAAGGAGATAGTAGAGAAGGACGATAAGCTACGGCAATTTATTCTCTCCGCACTCAAAAAAGGGATAACTCCAATCTTTGAGCTACTAAGTCCAGACTTTCAGATAGTCGTTCCCGTTTCAGAAGAAAAGCTCTACCTTACAGAGCTCCGGCAAAACAACAACGGAAAGTACCTCCTTGAAAGGTACGAAAGGGAAATCTCAGAGCTCGGCATTCCCCTGCCGAAAAAAAGGGTTTTAACCTTAGAGGGAGCTCTAAAGGAGCTTGAAGGAACAGAAAACATAGAAGGCTTCGTCCTTAAAGACTTTTCTAAGGAAGAACCTTTTCCCCTCTTTGTAAAACTAAAGTCACCCTGGTATCACGAAAGACACTACATCTTCACTTACCTTCACAACATCCCAGACCACAAGCTATTTAAGCTGTTCCTTGACGGAAAGGCCGATGAGTTCTTCTCAAAGCTAACAAACAAAAAGCTCAAAAGAAACAGGATGGGAAAGCTTAAAAAACTTGTAGACCTTTACATTGAACTAACCGAAACTGCGAAGGAGCTCTCCCCTCTCTACGGAAAGAAGAATTTTGAAAGAAGGGTCTCTAAGGAAACAGAAAGGATTAAGTCAACTTTCTCAAGGGACTTTAAAAAGCTTCAGCTCAGCCCTTCATTCCTTAGGGAATCTGCACGGGTAGCCTCAAAGGGAGGGAAGTTTGAGAAGTTTATCGGTATGAAACTCTACTCCCTACTTAAAGAGAAGGAAATTGAACTTAAGCAAGATTAA
- a CDS encoding sulfide-dependent adenosine diphosphate thiazole synthase, whose translation MQNLNEVIISQAIIESFMEKLKNSLEVDVAIVGGGPSGLVAGYYLAREGFKVSIYERHLAIGGGMWAGGMLFNEIVVQEMGREVLDEFGVRYREFQPGYYVADSVEAVTTIASKAVKAGAVIFNGVTAEDVVLKKVNDEYRVCGLVINWTSVERSRLPVDPLVITAKYVIDATGHDASVVSTLQKKAGIKLATETGCVIGEKPLWASVGEEDTVKNTREVFPGIFVSGMAANATCGSHRMGPVFGGMLVSGKKAAQEIAEKLKGNKEE comes from the coding sequence ATGCAGAACCTAAACGAAGTCATCATCTCTCAGGCCATCATTGAGTCCTTCATGGAGAAGCTCAAGAACTCCTTAGAGGTGGATGTAGCCATCGTCGGTGGGGGACCTTCCGGCCTTGTAGCTGGCTACTACCTTGCGAGAGAAGGCTTTAAGGTGTCCATCTACGAAAGACACCTTGCCATCGGCGGCGGAATGTGGGCTGGAGGTATGCTCTTCAACGAGATAGTCGTTCAAGAAATGGGTAGAGAAGTCCTTGACGAGTTTGGAGTTCGTTACAGGGAGTTTCAGCCCGGATACTACGTTGCAGACTCCGTTGAGGCAGTAACTACCATAGCCTCTAAGGCCGTAAAGGCAGGAGCTGTTATCTTCAATGGAGTAACTGCAGAGGACGTCGTTCTCAAAAAGGTGAACGACGAGTACAGAGTTTGCGGTCTCGTTATCAACTGGACTTCCGTTGAAAGGAGCAGACTGCCCGTAGACCCTCTCGTTATCACAGCCAAGTACGTTATTGACGCCACAGGACACGACGCTTCCGTCGTTTCAACGCTTCAAAAGAAGGCAGGTATAAAGCTTGCCACCGAAACAGGTTGCGTTATAGGAGAAAAGCCCCTCTGGGCTTCTGTAGGAGAGGAGGATACCGTTAAGAACACAAGAGAAGTATTCCCCGGTATTTTTGTTAGTGGAATGGCTGCAAACGCTACCTGTGGAAGCCATAGAATGGGGCCTGTCTTTGGCGGAATGCTCGTTTCTGGAAAGAAAGCTGCTCAAGAAATAGCTGAAAAGCTCAAAGGAAATAAGGAGGAGTGA
- the thiC gene encoding phosphomethylpyrimidine synthase ThiC — protein sequence MATLVELAKKGVVTKEMELCAQYERRAVDYIVQGLIEGTIVIPANIYHRERENFQPRAIGKGLKTKVNANIGTSGDIEKIDLELEKLRVAVKYGADAVMDLSTGKHIDETRKVIVENSPVMVGTVPIYQAAKEAAEKYGFIGKMTVDDIFNVIEKHCQDGVDFITVHCGVTLSALERLQKEGRLMNIVSRGGALMAEWMVYNEKENPLYEHYDRLLEIAKKYDVTLSLGDGMRPGCIADATDRCQIEELITLGELVDRAREADVQAMVEGPGHVPLDQIEANILLQKRLCHGAPFYVLGPLVTDIAPGYDHIVSAIGGAIAAKAGADFLCYVTPAEHLALPDVEDVKQGVIAARIAGHAADIVKGIPGALEWDIEMAKAREALDWERQFELAIDPETARKYREERRPQEDEKTCTMCGSLCSIKRVEEYLKRK from the coding sequence ATGGCTACGCTCGTTGAACTTGCCAAAAAGGGTGTTGTAACGAAGGAGATGGAGCTCTGCGCTCAGTACGAGCGCAGAGCCGTTGACTATATAGTTCAGGGACTTATTGAAGGAACTATCGTCATACCGGCAAACATCTACCACAGGGAAAGAGAAAACTTCCAACCCAGAGCCATAGGTAAAGGACTTAAAACGAAAGTTAACGCAAACATTGGAACGTCTGGAGACATTGAAAAGATAGACCTTGAGCTTGAAAAGCTAAGGGTAGCTGTAAAGTACGGCGCTGACGCGGTAATGGACCTCTCAACTGGTAAACACATAGACGAAACGAGGAAGGTAATCGTAGAGAACTCCCCTGTAATGGTGGGAACTGTCCCCATATATCAGGCCGCAAAGGAAGCCGCTGAAAAGTACGGCTTTATCGGCAAGATGACCGTAGACGATATCTTCAACGTCATTGAAAAGCACTGTCAGGACGGCGTTGACTTCATAACGGTTCACTGTGGAGTCACCCTCTCTGCCCTTGAGAGGCTCCAGAAAGAGGGGAGGCTCATGAACATAGTCTCCCGCGGTGGAGCTCTCATGGCAGAGTGGATGGTCTACAACGAAAAAGAAAATCCCCTCTACGAGCACTACGACAGACTCCTTGAGATAGCCAAGAAGTACGACGTTACCCTCTCCCTCGGCGACGGCATGAGGCCGGGGTGTATAGCAGACGCAACTGACAGGTGTCAGATTGAAGAGCTCATAACCCTTGGAGAGCTCGTTGACAGGGCGAGAGAAGCCGACGTTCAGGCTATGGTTGAAGGTCCCGGCCACGTTCCCCTTGACCAGATTGAGGCAAACATACTGCTCCAGAAGAGGCTCTGCCACGGAGCTCCCTTCTACGTCCTCGGTCCCCTCGTTACTGACATCGCTCCCGGTTACGACCACATAGTTAGCGCCATAGGAGGAGCCATCGCTGCTAAGGCCGGCGCAGACTTCCTCTGCTACGTTACTCCAGCAGAACACTTAGCCCTGCCCGACGTTGAGGACGTAAAACAGGGGGTAATTGCCGCAAGAATTGCAGGCCATGCAGCAGACATTGTAAAGGGCATTCCGGGAGCTCTTGAGTGGGACATTGAAATGGCAAAGGCAAGGGAAGCCCTTGACTGGGAAAGACAGTTTGAGCTTGCAATAGACCCTGAAACTGCTAGGAAGTACAGGGAAGAAAGGCGTCCACAGGAAGACGAAAAAACCTGTACTATGTGTGGTAGCCTCTGCTCAATTAAAAGAGTTGAGGAATACCTAAAAAGGAAATAA